A portion of the Rhinolophus sinicus isolate RSC01 linkage group LG16, ASM3656204v1, whole genome shotgun sequence genome contains these proteins:
- the GOLGA3 gene encoding golgin subfamily A member 3 isoform X2 — MDGMSAVQAGPLEDGSSSSTSTHPNALPRPPGSLAPPDQWDEAQYASVEANRAADGRQSRGPPSQGDTCQNGSTPQLPDPPPALGPTTSPVGPAVPPGSTESSLPLEKEEQVRLQAQRRLEEQLAQYRVKRQQERSSQPAAKTRPFSTLDPELMLNPEALPRASTVAMTKEYSFLRTSVPRGPKVGSLGLLAHQKERRNSRSSKIRSLADYRTEDADAGNSGASVPASDSGRGSLMQSQSSVASVVSAVSLCPEADDRLENVSLTGDDVSEADGNESDSSSYSSVSAREVGGLPVSTMTAREASYVVGGQEIAASSLGQFPSITDILQAAAAEQQDRAREANGVTRSPANSVCSSVSLESSVAETHDEMLQVLKEKMRLEGQLEALSLEASQALKEKAELQAQLAHLDTRLRAHVEQSHSSQQKQDSLSSEVDTLKQSCWDLERAMTDLQNMLEAKNASLASSHSDLQVAEEQYRRLLAKVEDMQTSMLRKDNTVHDLRQQMAALQSQLQEVQLERATLTSKLQASQAEISSLQNVRQWYQQQLALAQEARVRLQGEMAHIQVGQMTQAGLLEHLKLENVSLSHQLSETQHRSIKEKERIALQLQGIEADMLDQEAAFAQIQEAKTMVEEDLQRRLEEMEGEREQLQKVAASAATLEQQLDQVKVTLHQRDQQLEALQQEQLDLLKQLTVAQEVLQSREQSLGELQVRFDELQARLEELQGEAACKDDTIHFLQNERVVLEVALQAARSGSEELARGSKLLEEGAEQTSGTLEQLRQDLAVKSSQVEHLQQETVTLKKQTQKIKEQFLQQKVMVEAYRRDATSKDQLISELKATRRSLDAEVKELRRELMQLQGDKASVEAERSRLQKEVSHVQQQMAALEDQLMSVQRERDEMETHLQSLQFDKEQVAALTEANEVLKRQMEELQQEAARAIAEQKQRMKRLGSDLSSAQKEMRTKHKAYENAVGILSRRLQEALTAQELAETELSQLRAGAAEGGGDLTLRERIQALEVELQSVSHSKAMLDKELQEVITQTNRELQEQREKVVQLQDELQESRGFHRNINRLEESNKKLALELEHERGKLAGLGQSNAALREHNSILETALAKREAGLVQLNLQVQAVLQQKEEEDRQMRQLVQALQTALESEKLLVHGLREQVAAAKMEAGHNRRHFKAATLELSEVKKELQAKELLVQKLQTEAESLRIQDGKHSQEIAGFQAELAEARTQLQHLQKQLDEQLSRQPLGNQEMENLKWEVDQKEREIQSLKQQLELTEQQSRKELGGVQQLLQNMRAELEMVQENLSVTQKDKFMLQAKVSELKNNMKTLLQQNQQLKLDLRRGTAKTKRELKGEASPSSPVTPVKIPDCPVPAWLLEELLRPPPAVSKEPLRNLNSCLQQLKQEMDSLQRQMEAHTVTMHESLSSWTQGDPVDSSAALGGHAHPGGDSERCSPSNVSREGLGAEPAEHPHSEHV; from the exons GCTCAACAGAGTCCTCACTGCCCCTGGAGAAGGAGGAGCAGGTCCGACTGCAGGCTCAGAGGCGGCTGGAAGAACAGCTGGCGCAGTACAGGGTGAAGCGCCAGCAGGAAAGG tcCAGTCAGCCTGCAGCGAAAACGAGACCCTTCAGCACACTTGACCCTGAGCTCATGCTGAACCCAGAAGCCTTACCAAGGGCCAGTACGGTGGCCATGACGAAGGAGTACTCCTTCCTGCGCACGAGTGTCCCTCGGGGGCCCAAGGTGGGCAGCTTAGGGCTCCTGGCACatcagaaggagagaagaaactcCAGATCAAGCAAGATTCGGTCTCTGGCTGACTACAGAACTGAAGACGCAGACGCTGGGAACTCTGGCGCAAGTGTCCCGGCCTCAGACTCTGGCAGGGGCTCCCTGATGCAGAGCCAGAGTAGCGTGGCGTCAGTGGTGTCTGCGGTCAGCCTGTGTCCTGAGGCCGATGACCGCCTGGAGAATGTGTCTCTGACAGGAGACGACGTATCTGAGGCCGATGGGAACGAGAGCGACAGCTCCTCCTACAGCAGCGTGTCTGCCCGAGAGGTAGGCGGCCTCCCGGTGAGCACCATGACTGCACGTGAAGCCTCCTATGTGGTCGGCGGCCAGGAGATTGCTGCCAGCTCCCTGGGACAGTTCCCATCCATCACTGACATCCTCCAGGCCGCCGCGGCTGAGCAACAAGACCGGGCCCGGGAGGCCAATGGGGTGACGCGGAGCCCGGCGAACAGCGTCTGCAGCAG CGTGTCCCTGGAGAGTTCTGTGGCTGAAACGCACGATGAAATGTTGCAggttctgaaagaaaaaatgagactCGAAGGACAGCTGGAGGCCCTGTCACTGGAGGCCAGTCAG GCACTGAAAGAGAAGGCAGAGCTGCAGGCGCAGCTCGCACACCTGGACACGCGGCTGCGGGCCCACGTGGAGCAGAGTCACAGCAGCCAGCAGAAGCAGGACTCGCTCAGCTCGGAGGTGGATACCTTGAAACAGTCTTGCTGGGACCTGGAGCGAGCCATGACCGACCTGCAGAACATGCTGGAAGCCAAGAATGCCAGCCTGGCCTCCTCCCACAGCGACCTGCAGGTGGCAGAGGAGCAGTACCGCCGGCTGCTGGCCAAAGTGGAGGACATGCAGACCAGCATGCTCAGGAAGGACAACACAG TGCATGACCTGCGACAGCAGATGGCAGCCTTACAGAGCCAGCTCCAGGAAGTGCAACTGGAGCGTGCCACGCTGACCAGCAAGCTGCAGGCGTCCCAGGCCGAAATCTCGTCTCTGCAGAACGTGCGGCAGTGGTACCAGCAACAGCTCGCCCTGGCTCAGGAGGCCCGGGTCAGACTGCAGGGCGAGATGGCACACATCCAG GTTGGACAGATGACCCAGGCGGGCCTCCTGGAGCACCTGAAGCTCGAGAACGTGTCCCTGTCCCACCAGCTGTCAGAGACGCAGCACAGGTCCATCAAGGAGAAGGAACGCATTGCCCTCCAGCTCCAGGGCATCGAG GCTGACATGTTGGACCAGGAGGCAGCCTTTGCTCAGATTCAAGAAGCGAAGACGATGGTGGAGGAAGACCTgcagaggaggctggaggagaTGGAGGGGGAACGGGAGCAGCTGCAGAAGGTGGCGGCCTCAGCAGCAACGCTGGAGCAGCAGTTAGATCAG GTGAAGGTGACGTTGCATCAGCGAGACCAGCAGCTAGAGGCCCTGCAGCAGGAGCAGCTGGACCTGCTGAagcagctcaccgtggcccagGAGGTGCTGCAGAGCAGGGAGCAGTCCCTGGGCGAGCTGCAGGTGCGCTTCGACGAGCTGCAGGCCCGGCTGGAGGAACTGCAGGGGGAGGCCGCCTGCAAGGATGACACGATCCACTTCCTGCAAAACGAGAGGGTTGTCCTGGAGGTGGCTCTGCAGGCAGCCCGCAGCGGCTCAGAGGAGCTGGCTCGAGGGTCCAAACTCCTGGAAGAAGGGGCCGAGCAGACCTCAGGAACGTTGGAACAGCTGAGACAGGACTTAGCTGTCAAGTCCAGCCAG GTGGAGCACCTGCAGCAAGAGACTGTCACTCTGAAAAAGCAGACgcagaaaataaaggaacagtttcttcaacaaaag GTGATGGTGGAGGCCTACCGCCGGGATGCCACCTCCAAAGACCAGCTCATCAGCGAGCTGAAGGCCACGAGGAGGAGTCTGGACGCGGAGGTGAAGGAGCTGAGGCGAGAGTTGATGCAGCTCCAAGGGGACAAAGCGTCTGTGGAGGCCGAGCGGTCCCGTCTGCAGAAGGAGGTGTCCCACGTCCAGCAGCAGATGGCGGCCCTTGAAGACCAGCTCATGTCGGTGCAGAGGGAGCGGGACGAGATGGAGACGCACCTGCAG TCTTTGCAGTTCGACAAGGAGCAGGTGGCCGCCCTCACGGAGGCCAACGAGGTGCTCAAGAGGCAGATGGAAGAGCTGCAGCAAGAAGCCGCCAG GGCCATCGCTGAGCAGAAGCAGAGGATGAAGCGGCTCGGCTCGGACCTGAGCAGCGCCCAGAAGGAGATGAGGACCAAGCACAAGGCCTACGAGAACGCCGTGGGCATCCTCAGCCGCCGCCTGCAGGAGGCGCTCACAGCCCAGGAGTTGGCCGAGACCGAGCTGAGCCAGCTGCGAGCTGGAGCCGCCGAAGGTGGCGGCGACCTCACACTGCGC GAGAGGATACAGGCCCTGGAGGTGGAGCTGCAGTCCGTCAGCCACAGCAAGGCCATGCTGGACAAAGAGCTGCAGGAGGTCATCACACAGACCAACCGGGAGCTGCAGGAGCAGCGGGAGAAGGTGGTGCAGCTGCAGGACGAG CTTCAGGAATCGAGGGGCTTTCACAGGAACATCAACCGCCTTGAGGAGTCGAACAAGAAGCTGGCTCTGGAGTTGGAGCACGAGCGCGGGAAGCTGGCGGGCCTTGGGCAGTCGAACGCAGCCTTGCGGGAGCACAACAGCATCCTGGAGACGGCCTTGGCCAAGAGGGAGGCCGGCCTGGTGCAGCTGAACTTGCAG GTGCAGGCGGTCCTgcagcagaaagaggaagaagaccGCCAGATGCGGCAGCTCGTGCAGGCCCTGCAGACTGCGCTGGAGTCGGAGAAGCTGCTCGTGCACGGCCTCCGGGAACAG GTGGCCGCTGCCAAAATGGAAGCTGGACATAACCGCCGCCACTTTAAGGCCGCCACCTTGGAGCTGAGCGAGGTGAAGAAGGAGCTGCAGGCCAAGGAGCTTCTGGTGCAAAAGCTGCAGACAGAAGCCGAGAGTCTGCG GATTCAGGATGGGAAACATTCCCAGGAAATAGCGGGGTTCCAGGCGGAGCTGGCCGAGGCCCGGACCCAGCTGCAACACCTGCAGAAACAGCTGGACGAGCAGCTGAGCCGACAGCCCCTAGGAAACCAGGAG ATGGAAAACCTCAAGTGGGAGGTGGATCAGAAGGAGCGAGAAATCCAGTCCCTAAAGCAGCAGCTGGAGCTGACTGAGCAGCAGAGCAGAAAGGAGCTGGGTGGAGTTCAGCAGCTACTGCAG AACATGAGGGCTGAGTTGGAGATGGTGCAGGAGAACCTGTCAGTGACCCAGAAAGATAAATTCATGCTTCAGGCTAAAGTGTCAGAGCTGAAGAACAACATGAAAACTCTGCTCCAGCAAAATCAGCAGCTTAAGCTGGACCTGCGACGCGGCACAGCGAAGACG AAGAGGGAACTGAAAGGCGAGGCGAGCCCTTCCAGCCCCGTGACGCCCGTGAAGATCCCCGACTGCCCGGTCCCCGCCTGGCTGCTGGAGGAGCTGCTGAGGCCCCCACCTGCCGTGAGCAAGGAGCCCCTCAGGAACCTCAACAGCTGCCTACAGCAACTAAA GCAGGAGATGGACAGCCTGCAGCGTCAGATGGAGGCACACACCGTCACCATGCACGAGTCGTTGTCCTCGTGGACTCAGGGGGACCC